In Streptomyces ambofaciens ATCC 23877, a single genomic region encodes these proteins:
- a CDS encoding putative T7SS-secreted protein, with the protein MTPTSKRRPVDWQPLCDSDPVPGDPEEIRAEVKHMISVAKKLRDQAKNLKAISDDETLKGKYVEALREQSSTLEKHMREVAGRYERVHGHLTKWSNELEDFQGDADKILRQAKEKQKEVEAEKAKKSASEDKEAPHSSPSGTSPADDPLQPYRTRLHTVTGDRDDRANHHAGKIRDEIDDVIEDSWWDNVKGWVHDNAKWIKTVLDGLGWIATIAGIVAIWIPGLNLLVLGIAVLTILTRSLLVASGDASWTDLAFDVGGLLLMGIGRGGINALKGANKAASTAAQTSRTAGLKAGLRSHKGMLNDLSRAMAGAQDDVSRKFFSDLRHFTLKKISREAGLVTKGPTPVSTLSKWKHLGDDEAAGLYGQLRANKGVFPGAVSSGTTALGNLGYGAALTAGYGGMAVDVTDKALSKSDSMGWLAEHHLLPRDKPYNEDYNTWKESGWMPAPDTHW; encoded by the coding sequence ATGACACCGACCTCGAAGCGCCGTCCGGTGGACTGGCAGCCGCTGTGTGACTCCGATCCCGTGCCCGGTGACCCGGAGGAGATCCGTGCCGAGGTCAAACACATGATCTCGGTCGCCAAGAAGCTTCGGGACCAGGCCAAGAACCTCAAGGCGATCAGCGACGACGAGACACTCAAGGGCAAGTACGTAGAGGCTCTGCGTGAGCAGTCCTCCACGCTTGAGAAGCACATGCGGGAGGTAGCCGGACGATACGAACGGGTACACGGCCATCTCACCAAGTGGTCGAACGAGCTGGAGGACTTCCAGGGCGACGCCGACAAGATTCTGCGTCAGGCCAAGGAGAAGCAGAAGGAAGTAGAGGCCGAGAAGGCCAAGAAGTCCGCCTCGGAGGACAAGGAGGCTCCGCACTCGTCCCCCAGTGGCACCAGTCCCGCCGACGACCCCCTCCAGCCGTACCGAACCCGCCTGCACACCGTCACCGGCGACCGGGACGACCGCGCCAACCACCACGCGGGCAAGATCCGCGACGAGATCGACGACGTAATCGAGGACTCGTGGTGGGACAACGTCAAGGGCTGGGTGCACGACAACGCGAAATGGATCAAGACTGTCCTGGACGGGCTCGGATGGATCGCGACCATCGCCGGGATCGTCGCCATCTGGATCCCCGGACTGAACCTATTGGTCCTCGGTATCGCCGTGCTCACGATCCTTACCAGATCCCTGCTGGTCGCCTCAGGTGACGCGTCCTGGACCGATCTGGCCTTCGACGTCGGCGGCCTGCTTCTGATGGGCATCGGCCGAGGCGGCATCAACGCGCTCAAGGGCGCCAACAAGGCCGCCTCCACCGCCGCGCAGACAAGCAGGACCGCAGGACTCAAGGCGGGCCTTCGCTCCCATAAGGGGATGCTCAACGACCTGAGCCGGGCCATGGCGGGCGCACAGGACGACGTTTCCCGGAAGTTCTTCTCAGACCTGCGGCACTTCACGCTGAAGAAGATCTCCAGGGAGGCCGGCTTGGTCACAAAGGGCCCCACGCCGGTCTCAACGCTTTCGAAGTGGAAGCACCTGGGGGACGACGAAGCGGCAGGCCTCTACGGTCAGCTCCGCGCGAATAAGGGAGTCTTCCCCGGAGCAGTGTCGAGCGGCACCACCGCACTCGGAAACCTGGGCTACGGAGCTGCCTTGACCGCCGGGTACGGTGGCATGGCCGTCGACGTCACGGACAAAGCGCTGAGTAAAAGCGACTCGATGGGTTGGCTGGCCGAACACCATCTGCTCCCCAGGGACAAGCCCTACAACGAGGACTACAACACCTGGAAGGAGAGCGGCTGGATGCCGGCACCGGACACTCACTGGTGA
- a CDS encoding WXG100 family type VII secretion target: MGEPDLTVDYDFLADCERKLGQLKKTFEDIENRRDDMKEHWGSGAVAGAMEDFVDNWDDYRTKLVESIESVGKLVAGSKKAFEDLDEQLAKKDKKK; the protein is encoded by the coding sequence ATGGGTGAGCCGGACCTGACGGTCGACTACGACTTCCTCGCAGACTGCGAACGCAAGCTCGGCCAGCTCAAGAAGACCTTCGAGGACATCGAGAACCGCCGGGACGACATGAAGGAACACTGGGGCTCTGGTGCCGTCGCCGGAGCCATGGAGGACTTCGTCGATAACTGGGACGACTACCGCACCAAGCTCGTCGAGTCCATCGAATCGGTTGGCAAGCTCGTGGCCGGCAGCAAGAAGGCGTTCGAGGATCTCGACGAGCAGTTGGCCAAGAAGGACAAGAAGAAGTGA